The Maridesulfovibrio salexigens DSM 2638 region TCTGACCGGTGCACATGCCGACCACTCCACCCTGTTCTTCTGCAACCAGAATGCGTGCCCGGGGATTGCCTAGCAGCATTCTCAACCCCTTCATCTGTCTGTTCCCATCCGCTGAAAAGTCCTTCTCGACGGAGAAAAGTGACTTCAGCAGATCGGTCATGGGGGCCAGATCAGCAGAGTTGGCGTTGCGTATATGAACTGTGGCCGGCATATGCTCCCTCTATGGTTTCCAAAATTCAGAAGCGTGAATTTTGAAATGTTGATGATAAAGTTAATTAATCCAGCAGATAGTCTGCGCAGGGTTCGCCGTCTTCAAGGCCATCAAGGATTTCATCAATGGCTTCTTCGGAATCCACACCCTTGAACCACCAGTTCTCAGGTTGAACCACGAGGATGGGGCCGTTATCGCACTGCTTAAGACAGCTGGTGGCTACCACCAGTGCGTCTATGCCGCGGTCGATGA contains the following coding sequences:
- a CDS encoding (2Fe-2S) ferredoxin domain-containing protein, which translates into the protein MATPERMIICCQSFRAAGAPKGICHKQTDGFLQYIEEEIIDRGIDALVVATSCLKQCDNGPILVVQPENWWFKGVDSEEAIDEILDGLEDGEPCADYLLD